From the Coffea eugenioides isolate CCC68of chromosome 1, Ceug_1.0, whole genome shotgun sequence genome, the window TCTCCTCGCCGAGTAATCTCAGGGAGAAGAACGAAAAgcaaaaaagaggaaaagggtaGCGAAGCAAATAGTAAAAGGTGGATAGATTTCTCTGGGATGGTAATAAAGATGGCAGTCAGAGTTAGGAGCTTTAAGGAAATCCCAAGACTCGTTCCCAAGTTTTACTCTGGTATAAATTTTACTCCTACAACCTACCTACTCATCATTTCTATTGAACTCAATTAATTTCTGTTCTTTTAATTAGCTCTTTTGCTTTCTTATTTCTTGTTAGTTTGTTATGGAAGTTACCAATCATCTAGGGGAGGCATTGATAATTTGTGGCTGCGTTGGTTATCTTCGAGTCATGAGTGCTTGAGAAATGACAAGAAGCTCGAATGGAGCAGAAGCCTTCATTCCCAGAGGTAGTAATAATTtcaatttctattttttcattGAGGATTCTGGTAGAAATAATCTTAATTGAAACGGTAACAGCAGTGATTTGCTAGTACTGTCATTTAGGATTTTGTATAGTTTTTAATTGTCCAAGCAAAATTGAGAATCATTACTTGTTTAAATCttaattcttgattaaattattGAGGGCTTGATTTGACTGAGGAGGTTACTGGTCAATTCCTAATGTGGGACCTTTGCTATTATGATCAATGTTTGCCAGCTCCCAAAAGTTCTTACTTTTCAATGACAGTTATTTTCAGGTACTCAACATCGCGAGAGGTATCACTTGAACCTCTATCTGAAGCtgatttcctttcttttatgcAATCTACTCTCGATGAACACCAAGGTGAGGCAGACCCACATGTTTAATTTCTAAGAACTATGTTTATTTTGTAGAAGTTTGCTTCTTTCTGCAATCAACATCACCCGTGTACTTTTGATCATAATGACACTTCTAATTTGATCGTATTTTAGATGCTATAATGGACATAAAATTGACTATTTGGCGTTTCTTTGGGTGCAAAGAGTGAAGGTTGAGATTGTTGGTTGGCACAGAATACCGTGCCTATAATACCATGTCTATGATGCGTTTAATATTTGATAGTGGAAATCCATTTTAAAACTAATCTGCTAGATTAGATAATGAAGATGAACTATTTTACAATGTTTTGGCTATTAGAACTCGATGTTCTGTGTTTATATTAGCTGTTTGGTGCTTgccaacttgtattataattatttactgATAAAAAATGTGCTCTTTTTAAGTGGATATTCTAGACCACTTTCTGGTTGTGCATGTTGGAACATCAAGTAAATGGTTGGTTGACTTTTAAAATGGGAAGATAAAGAGACAATGCCGTTCTGGGACACCCAGACTGCGATTTCTGTTTCCATTTGTACCTTGAAAGAGTGAAGGTAGTGGTTGAAGAAGGTTTATAAGTGGTACAGAACTCATGGTTATAAAAGTCTTATATTGCATATAATCTATTACATTTACATTACTATTTAAGTCATTTACCCTTCTACCGGGTGTCAAGTCTCGGAGTAGCAAGCTCATCTTTCTGAAAGTTCATGTTGTAACCACAGGCTATTCCTATAGGTGGTTAAACAAACATGAGGGGTGCAAGAGTTTCTTTAAGAAAGATGGAATCTTCTTAATTGTTGCTGGTGAAGATATTGGAGATTTTGTGCTATCTGGCTGTAATCCCTTGAGCATGTTTGAGAAGGTTAAATCACTTCAGCAAAGGTAGAGTAAACACCTACTGTCAGCTACTTAAGCTTGTTGAATCTGACTGTAGAAGTATGTGACTATATCAGTTAGATCACTCAGTGCTTCTTATTATTGTGGTTGCAGGTATCCTTCTCTACAGGTGATGGGATTCCAATATAGTCCATCAATTTCTTTAAATGCTGTTCCAACAAATTTACTCTGGAGGATCATGGCTGAGTACATTTTGTTTCCCGTTTTATTGTCTAACAAGTGTTATCCTCAGGTGTGTCactattttttgttttaggGGCCAAGGGAAGAATTCGTATGGATTGGTTACTCAAAGTAGTTAAACTAACCTCCTATGAGAATTTGTTCAACGTGGTCTTCCAAATTATCTTGCAAAAAGTCTGCCAAACCTTACATTGAAGAAATACTTAGCTTCCTACTTTAGATCCAAAAGTAATATTGCTTTGCTTGTAGTTTCACTTTGAcctttttttgggaaaaagttGAGCAATTGTGCTCTATCTCAATCTGAATGATGCTGTTCTCTGAATCATGTTGATATGCCTACAATCTTGTTGCATGATTATGAAAAGAGTACCATCTTATATATATGCACACATTTGTACACACATAGACAAATCTATCTTGTTTCAAATCTATTCAGTTGGTTGAACTTGAGGTgctttttccaattttttcatCAGGTCATTGTGGCTAGATCAGTTGCATCGCCATTTTCATTGTCCTATATCCCATGTATGGTTGTACTACAATATAGAGAAATTGTTGTTATATTTGATGCTcatcttttatttgttttgcttTGTTTAAATCTGAAAGCACCAACTGTGTTTGGGAATGTTACTTGTTAGTTGTGGTATTAAGTTTCAATTTTTTATCACGTGATCATTCTTGTGTCTCTGACAATGTAATTGGAATGCAGATTCATTATCTTTGGAGCTGATGCCTTCAAATACAAATCTTGTGTGTTCTTTGTCTCACTTTGCTTGAAGGCCATTTATTTTCATATAcatgtaactttttttttttcatttgattagaaaaaaGATGGTCCCTGCTACATAATGTTTAAGGGGTTTGAGAGTCCTTTGATCTATCACGAGAAGGATGTTGATCTTGCAACTCTTGATAAAGGTATACAGCTTCCTTGTCGTGTATCTGTTGGCCTATTACAACACCTATTTAGACGTCAGTGtatcaaattttcttttttctgtcatCATTCAAATATAAATACTGGTACTCGTGCATTTGACATGCATACACTTAGTGcatgaacttgatttttgatggTGGTGATCTTACTCGTGAAGTTTTTAGATCCCTAACCGAATTGATTCTGAAGTACCAACTAAAGGATCTTGCTACCAGAAAGAGTTTTTACTAGCTTTACTTATGATGACTGCTTATTTCACCTGTTATAAATTAGGGTATCACAGGGCTTTTGAATTTATCTTCTTGTTTAATCTCACAATATTTCAAACATGCATTTCCGTTGCACTTCTCTTTATTTTATGTTGtctaaaattttcttgttttctatGTGCATTTTTGTACCTTTGTTAGAGACAAATTAACTTGTTACTGAAAAGCTTGCATGTTCTGGATTAGAATCACCTTTTGAATTTCTTTCATATTGAAGTAAAAACACGAATCCTCATTTCCTACTAGATTTATGCTGTATACATGATGTTTAGCGGGAACCCTATTTAAGTGCGGAATATTTTTATGTGGTCCTGAAACTTCCTTTGTTGTCTTGGCCTTACTTTATGCTGCACAGAAGTCTTTCTATAGGCTGTCTTGGGGGCTGTGACACCATAAGTTTACATGAAATAGTCCTCTTTCTAGACCTCTAAAGCTTGTGGGGCTCAATGAAGATTGAAATGATTGGTAGTGGCTTTTTCATGGTTCTTTCTATTATAGTCATGGATTGTTTATTGCAGAATCTATCAGAGATTGCAGTTGTTGTTCACATTGTTTTATTCATTCTTAGGTTCTTTCTTTGGTTATCTTAATTGCAGCTGTCAAAATCTTAACTGCGGATCATGGTCAGATCTCTAGGTTGGTAAATAAGCTGGAAAGCAGTTGGGCAAATCGAATTCAGATTGTCAAGGAACCACATCACTACTCATCCTTGCGGAATTTGTTTCTTTGCTTCCCAGGTGAATATTTCTAAATATATTGGTTAAATAAATCTATCGCCTGATGCTGCAATGGGAATCTTTCTGGCATATGtgactagaatagttgtaaataAACAAGTAGGTAAGTTTGATGGCCTGCAACATAATGGAATTCTTCTCAACAGAACAGTTAGGATGGTCTCTTTTACTTCTAGTTGAATTGTAGAACTTAGAATTCTTGTGTTCATTCATGACTTGTCTGAAGAGTTGGCCCGGGTTACTGCTGTTCCATGAATAGCTTGTGCAACCTTCCATACATGATTAAATGAGACGTGCTACCCATGGAAAATGTTAAAAAGCTATATAATCTTTTGTATACATGATGAATGCCCTTTTCTGTTCTCTTGTATTCTTgtctttgtttttatttttggccCCTTTTTGCTTGGTATAGGAGCTCAGAGAGAGATTATTGTGCAATCAAGTTCAGTTAAATCCTGATGGTTGAGCCATTAGCAAGGAGCATTATTGCATCTTTCAACATTAATTGTCTGGGTCATATTAGATTTGTCCCAGTGTTTCTTGGCTCTAAACCTAGTACCTGTACAGCTATTATAAGATGTTGGATTATTTCAGTTGAAAATGAGAATTGTAATTGTTCCTTATTTTTGGCAGGTTGTATTTCTGTAGATGAAGATGGAAATCGCTTGTTCCTTTCTGATTCTAACCATCATCGCATCATCATCTTTGATATCAATGCAAAGATTTTGGACTCTGTATGTGGGTgtgggtgtgtgtgtgtgtgtatatatatattttttgatttttgactttagtTCTTACGAAATTCAACTGTCAAATTGTGAATTCCTTGAAATTAACCCTGAAAACTAGAAGTATTTAATAGTATTATCATTGTGGAGAAAGCAGAAGTTTTATGGTATTCATTATTATCTGAATTCAGATAGGTTCTGTTCCTGGTTTTGAGGATGCAGAGTTTGAGAATGCCAAGTTGATGCGCCCTGCTGCCTCTTTTTATCATGCTCCTGAGGATTGTTTGTATTTTGTCGACTCGGAGGtatattttttctctttatATTTTCTTATGTAATATGGTGTATCTATTATTGATGCATGATGTTGATTGTAGTCTTATATatgaattttctattttctGATTCTTCTCTTGCTGTacttgctttctttctttttggcttTATCTTCTTGTAGCTCGCCGGCAAATTTAACTGACTCTGTTTTCCTCATTGAAGAACCATGCCATAAGGAGAGCTGATATGCAGAGAAGGGTCGTTGAGACAATTTATCCGACAAACACTAGTAAAAAGACTACTAGTTTATGGAGCTGGGTCCTGGATAAGCTTGGGAAGAAGAGAGAAGTAGACACTCCATCTGAGGCGTTTCATTCTGATTCATTGTTGTTTCCTTGGCATCTATTAAAGTCAACCAGCAATGATCTCTTTGTTCTCAATCGCAGGTATAAAACTTTAATTGCCTCATTTACAAATAAACCTGCTTCAAGCTCTAGTTGTATAGCTGAAGGTCTAATTCAATAATGGTGATTGTGAGAAAGTTTATCTGAATTATTAAGAGCCTCTGTATGGTTAAGGAGGCACAAAGCTCAAATCTTCAGAGACAGAATGCCTTGACATGTCTTTTCCAGTAATGTTGCTGTTCTTTGCTGTTATTCTTGTTTGTGCGGAAGAGGGGTATTCTGAAAGTGTCTGCATAGCTAATTTTTGAACAGAAAAAGCACCAGATTGCCACTTCTCACCTAAGACcatggtttctttcttttcgttTTATCCTGTCGATTGCTTCTAAGGCTTCTAAAAGTGGGTCTGAGGGTCAACTGAGACTGATCAATTCTTCTTGGTCCCTTCCCATTTTCTGGACCAAGCTTATCTTTGCTTACAGAGATAGCATTTGCGATTTGATAATTGCAGATACTGTATCCCATTATCTGTTGTTTGTCCTTGGCTGATGTAGTAATGCTTCCTATTCTTGCTTTAGCAAAGGCTGTCTGTAGGAAAGTTATGCTATCTTAAATGACGAGatcatcttttttttcccctcagTGTGGTTGGGTGGGATTGGTGTTGAGGTGTGGGATGGTGTGATTGATTTACTTCCTTGTTCAGCTTTGGAACTCTATGGATTGTGGATCTGGCTTGTGGGGTTATTAAAGAAGTGGTAAAAGGTCAGTAATTTGTgattgttttttattttctctcatttGTAAGGTTCATAGTATTGATTTGTCAATATTTAAAAGGTCTTCCGAAGGTTTTGGAAATCTGTGGAGAGATGATTATGGAGAAATCATCTGTTTTGAAGCATATACCTAGTGATTGGTTGCAGCAACATTTAGGCATGACTTCCTCATTGGATGGAATTCCTCATTCTGGCTTGTTGTCCTCTGTAGCAAATTTTAAGGATGATTTAGTCCTCTGTGATGCAGGTACAATATTTACCCATCTCTCTTCCTTATTAAGTGGCTTGTGCGATTCATGTTGTGATTAATGTTTCTGTGAAGTGGGTCAGATGGTATTCAAACTTAATGGAAAATCAGGGTCAATATCAAGCTTTCAATTCTCAAATTTTGGTGTCCTTGGGCTTCCTTATTGGTTCTCATTCCCATTGGAACGAGTTTGTGCAGCGTAAGTAAATTGGCTTTCTATGGTAGTTACTTTTTCAGTTAC encodes:
- the LOC113779217 gene encoding uncharacterized protein LOC113779217 isoform X1, encoding MVIKMAVRVRSFKEIPRLVPKFYSVCYGSYQSSRGGIDNLWLRWLSSSHECLRNDKKLEWSRSLHSQRYSTSREVSLEPLSEADFLSFMQSTLDEHQGYSYRWLNKHEGCKSFFKKDGIFLIVAGEDIGDFVLSGCNPLSMFEKVKSLQQRYPSLQVMGFQYSPSISLNAVPTNLLWRIMAEYILFPVLLSNKCYPQKKDGPCYIMFKGFESPLIYHEKDVDLATLDKAVKILTADHGQISRLVNKLESSWANRIQIVKEPHHYSSLRNLFLCFPGCISVDEDGNRLFLSDSNHHRIIIFDINAKILDSIGSVPGFEDAEFENAKLMRPAASFYHAPEDCLYFVDSENHAIRRADMQRRVVETIYPTNTSKKTTSLWSWVLDKLGKKREVDTPSEAFHSDSLLFPWHLLKSTSNDLFVLNRSFGTLWIVDLACGVIKEVVKGLPKVLEICGEMIMEKSSVLKHIPSDWLQQHLGMTSSLDGIPHSGLLSSVANFKDDLVLCDAVGQMVFKLNGKSGSISSFQFSNFGVLGLPYWFSFPLERVCAAGDVLSEMHIDHIEGFSLLPGRVNILMKILIPEEMDLVEPLDKSCIWCQARGTAMEVSGAESKADSSEKVGVAQQWYDEIDHLTFTTSEGESTTAAETTGENRVVQEGRVCIDCTVSTSPGTSEVIIYAPLYLRLKRSSSSSTDNRVEDAARIADIIDPLRKPARDSVIQFLLSSKRDLKDLIFVKPLHVRLKFDCGDHPKADNSKSVVLTATSIEVNVAL
- the LOC113779217 gene encoding uncharacterized protein LOC113779217 isoform X2, producing the protein MTRSSNGAEAFIPRVIFRYSTSREVSLEPLSEADFLSFMQSTLDEHQGYSYRWLNKHEGCKSFFKKDGIFLIVAGEDIGDFVLSGCNPLSMFEKVKSLQQRYPSLQVMGFQYSPSISLNAVPTNLLWRIMAEYILFPVLLSNKCYPQKKDGPCYIMFKGFESPLIYHEKDVDLATLDKAVKILTADHGQISRLVNKLESSWANRIQIVKEPHHYSSLRNLFLCFPGCISVDEDGNRLFLSDSNHHRIIIFDINAKILDSIGSVPGFEDAEFENAKLMRPAASFYHAPEDCLYFVDSENHAIRRADMQRRVVETIYPTNTSKKTTSLWSWVLDKLGKKREVDTPSEAFHSDSLLFPWHLLKSTSNDLFVLNRSFGTLWIVDLACGVIKEVVKGLPKVLEICGEMIMEKSSVLKHIPSDWLQQHLGMTSSLDGIPHSGLLSSVANFKDDLVLCDAVGQMVFKLNGKSGSISSFQFSNFGVLGLPYWFSFPLERVCAAGDVLSEMHIDHIEGFSLLPGRVNILMKILIPEEMDLVEPLDKSCIWCQARGTAMEVSGAESKADSSEKVGVAQQWYDEIDHLTFTTSEGESTTAAETTGENRVVQEGRVCIDCTVSTSPGTSEVIIYAPLYLRLKRSSSSSTDNRVEDAARIADIIDPLRKPARDSVIQFLLSSKRDLKDLIFVKPLHVRLKFDCGDHPKADNSKSVVLTATSIEVNVAL